One Aegilops tauschii subsp. strangulata cultivar AL8/78 chromosome 7, Aet v6.0, whole genome shotgun sequence genomic window carries:
- the LOC109768783 gene encoding cation-chloride cotransporter 1 isoform X1 — translation MENGEIEAAQDGLPVPAPPNGRRYRPVGSDDSAVIQMTSMEPSPGSTSVTSHDAVTPQPPRNLKPGGANLTIDPSMQGGSGDHATSSGSQRDSKLELFGFDSLVNILGLKSMTGEEVPAPSSPREGEDVAITIGRPKQEAGPKFGTMMGVFVPCLQNILGIIYYIRFTWIVGMAGIWQSLVLVSFCGACTFLTGLSLSAIATNGAMKGGGPYYLIGRALGPEVGVSIGLCFFLGNAVAGSMYVLGAVETFLDAIPSAGLFQESVTVVNNTLLNGTATAGTATISTPSLHDLQVYGVIVTILLCFIVFGGVKIINKVAPAFLIPVLFSLLCIYLGVFIAPRHNAPKGITGLSLTSLRDNWGSEYQRTNNAGVPDPNGSIYWDFNALVGLFFPAVTGIMAGSNRSASLKDTQRSIPIGTLCATLTTTAMYLFSVLLFGALSTREELLTDRLLTATVAWPAPVVIYIGIILSTLGAALQSLTGAPRLLAAIANDDILPVLNYFKVSEGAEPHAATLFTALICIGCVIIGNLDLITPTITMFFLLCYAGVNLSCFLLDLLDAPSWRPRWKLHHWSLSLVGALLCVVIMFLISWSFTVISLALASLIYYYVSLKGKAGDWGDGFKSAYFQLALRSLRSLGANQVHPKNWYPIPLILCRPWGKLPENVPCHPKLADFANCMKKKGRGMSIFVSTIDGDYHELAEDAKTACHQLEAYIEYKRCEGVAEIIVAPSMSEGFRSIVQTMGLGNLKPNIVVVRYPEIWRRENLTEIPSTFVSIINDCIIANKAVVIVKGLDEWPNEFQRQYGTIDLYWIVRDGGLMLLLSQLLLTKATFESCKIQVFCIAEEDTDAEELKTDVKKFLYDLRMHAEVIVVTMKSWESHVESSSSGAQPDDSQEAYTSAQRRISTYLSEMKETAQREGRPQMVDGKQVVVNEQKVDKFLYTMLKLNSTILRYSRMAAVVLVSLPPPPLNHPAYFYMEYMDLLVENVPRMLIVRGYRRDVVTFFT, via the exons ATGGAGAATGGGGAGATCGAGGCCGCGCAGGATGGGCTGCCGGTGCCAGCGCCGCCCAACGGGCGACGGTACCGACCAGTGGGCTCGGACGACAGCGCCGTCATCCAGATGACCTCCATGGAGCCCAGCCCCGGCTCAACCTCTGTCACAAGCCATGACGCCGTAACACCCCAGCCGCCTAG GAACCTCAAGCCTGGTGGTGCTAATCTAACTATTGATCCAAGCATGCAAGGAGGTTCTGGCGATCATGCTACATCCAGTGGATCTCAAAGGGATTCAAAGCTAGAGCTTTTTGGGTTTGATTCACTTGTAAATATTTTGGGCCTCAAGAG CATGACAGGAGAAGAGGTCCCAGCTCCTTCGAGTCCTAGGGAGGGAGAGGATGTAGCAATTACCATTGGACGGCCGAAG CAGGAAGCTGGACCTAAGTTTGGTACAATGATGGGTGTCTTTGTACCATGCTTGCAGAATATCTTGGGGATCATTTATTATATCCGTTTTACCTG GATTGTAGGTATGGCAGGCATATGGCAGTCGCTTGTTTTAGTCTCGTTCTGTGGTGCTTGTACATTTTTAACTGGCTTATCATTAAGTGCCATTGCAACAAATGGGGCAATGAAG GGTGGTGGACCATATTATCTCATTGGCCGTGCGCTTGGTCCTGAAGTTGGAGTTAGTATTGGATTGTGTTTCTTTCTTGGAAATGCAGTTGCTGGGTCCAT GTATGTTCTGGGTGCTGTAGAAACCTTTTTGGATGCCATTCCTTCTGCAGGGTTGTTTCAAG AGAGTGTAACAGTGGTGAACAATACATTATTAAACGGTACAGCAACAGCTGGCACGGCGACTATATCGACACCCAGCTTGCATGACCTTCAAGTATATGGTGTTATTGTGACCATACTGCTCTGTTTTATTGTATTCGGTGGTGTCAAAATCATCAACAAGGTTGCACCTGCCTTCTTAATACCAGTACTCTTTTCACTGTTGTGCATATATCTTGGTGTCTTCATTGCACCAAGACACAATGCTCCAA AGGGGATCACTGGGTTGAGTCTAACCTCACTCAGAGACAACTGGGGTTCAGAATATCAACGTACAAACAATGCAGGAGTTCCTGATCCAAATGGTTCTATATATTGGGATTTCAA TGCTTTGGTAGGTCTCTTTTTCCCAGCAGTCACTGGAATTATGGCTGGCTCAAATCGATCTGCTTCACTGAAAGATACACAACGTTCAATACCAATTGGAACGTTATGTGCAACACTCACAACAACTGCTATGTACTTGTTTTCTGTGCTGCTGTTTGGAGCCTTGTCCACAAGAGAGGAGCTTCTAACTGATAG GCTTCTTACTGCTACAGTGGCATGGCCTGCTCCAGTAGTGATTTACATTGGtattatcctgtccactttaggTGCAGCACTGCAGAGTTTGACAGGGGCTCCAAGGTTACTAGCAGCAATAGCAAATGACGACATCCTTCCAGTCCTTAATTACTTTAAGGTTTCTGAAGGAGCCGAACCTCACGCAGCAACTTTATTCACAGCATTAATCTGTATTGGATGTGTGATTATTGGGAACTTGGATCTGATTACACCCACTATCACTATGTTCTTTCTGTTGTGCTATGCTGGTGTGAACTTGTCGTGCTTTCTGCTTGACTTACTTGATGCTCCTAGTTGGCGCCCTCGATGGAAACTTCACCACTGGAGTCTTTCACTTGTTGGTGCATTACTTTGCGTTG TCATCATGTTTTTGATCTCTTGGTCTTTCACTGTTATCTCCCTTGCCCTTGCAAGCCTCATCTATTACTATGTGAGCTTAAAAGGGAAGGCTGGAGATTGGGGAGATGGGTTCAAGAGTGCATATTTTCAGTTGGCATTGCGGAGTCTCAGGTCGCTAGGAG CAAACCAAGTTCATCCTAAGAATTGGTACCCCATTCCTCTGATATTATGCCGCCCTTGGGGTAAACTTCCAGAAAATGTCCCTTGTCATCCAAAACTTGCTGATTTTGCCAATTGTATGAAGAAGAAGGGCCGTGGTATGTCAATATTTGTCTCGACAATTGACGGTGATTATCATGAACTGGCTGAGGATGCTAAGACTGCCTGTCATCAGCTGGAGGCCTACATTGAGTACAAACGCTGTGAGGGTGTTGCAGAGATAATTGTAGCACCTTCGATGTCTGAGGGCTTCCGTAGCATTGTTCAGACGATGGGCCTTGGTAATTTGAAGCCTAATATTGTTGTGGTGCGGTACCCTGAGATTTGGCGCCGTGAGAATCTGACAGAGATACCATCAACCTTTGTCAGTATAATAAATGATTGCATCATTGCTAACAAGGCAGTTGTTATTGTGAAGGGTCTTGATGAGTGGCCTAATGAGTTCCAGAGACAGTATGGTACTATTGACCTCTATTGGATTGTGAGAGATGGAGGATTGATGCTTCTTCTGTCTCAGCTCCTGCTCACAAAAGCGACTTTCGAAAGCTGCAAGATCCAAGTCTTCTGCATAGCTGAAGAGGACACTGATGCTGAAGAGCTAAAGACTGATGTCAAAAAGTTCTTGTATGATCTTAGGATGCACGCCGAGGTCATTGTTGTGACTATGAAGTCATGGGAATCTCATGTGGAGAGCAGCAGCAGTGGTGCTCAGCCAGATGATTCTCAAGAGGCTTACACAAGTGCACAGCGCAGGATCAGCACATACCTTTCTGAGATGAAGGAAACGGCACAAAGAGAAGGACGGCCGCAAATGGTGGATGGGAAGCAAGTTGTGGTGAACGAGCAAAAGGTCGATAAATTCCTCTATACAATGTTGAAGTTGAACTCTACGATACTCAGGTACTCCAGAATGGCAGCTGTGGTGCTAGTGAGCCTCCCTCCGCCACCGCTGAATCACCCTGCATACTTCTACATGGAGTACATGGATCTGCTTGTAGAGAACGTCCCACGCATGTTGATAGTTAGGGGATACAGAAGAGATGTTGTCACGTTTTTTACCTGA
- the LOC109768783 gene encoding cation-chloride cotransporter 1 isoform X3 — protein MLAEYLGDHLLYPFYLDCRYGRHMAVACFSLVLWCLYIFNWLIIKCHCNKWGNEGMLDILLLVGGGPYYLIGRALGPEVGVSIGLCFFLGNAVAGSMYVLGAVETFLDAIPSAGLFQESVTVVNNTLLNGTATAGTATISTPSLHDLQVYGVIVTILLCFIVFGGVKIINKVAPAFLIPVLFSLLCIYLGVFIAPRHNAPKGITGLSLTSLRDNWGSEYQRTNNAGVPDPNGSIYWDFNALVGLFFPAVTGIMAGSNRSASLKDTQRSIPIGTLCATLTTTAMYLFSVLLFGALSTREELLTDRLLTATVAWPAPVVIYIGIILSTLGAALQSLTGAPRLLAAIANDDILPVLNYFKVSEGAEPHAATLFTALICIGCVIIGNLDLITPTITMFFLLCYAGVNLSCFLLDLLDAPSWRPRWKLHHWSLSLVGALLCVVIMFLISWSFTVISLALASLIYYYVSLKGKAGDWGDGFKSAYFQLALRSLRSLGANQVHPKNWYPIPLILCRPWGKLPENVPCHPKLADFANCMKKKGRGMSIFVSTIDGDYHELAEDAKTACHQLEAYIEYKRCEGVAEIIVAPSMSEGFRSIVQTMGLGNLKPNIVVVRYPEIWRRENLTEIPSTFVSIINDCIIANKAVVIVKGLDEWPNEFQRQYGTIDLYWIVRDGGLMLLLSQLLLTKATFESCKIQVFCIAEEDTDAEELKTDVKKFLYDLRMHAEVIVVTMKSWESHVESSSSGAQPDDSQEAYTSAQRRISTYLSEMKETAQREGRPQMVDGKQVVVNEQKVDKFLYTMLKLNSTILRYSRMAAVVLVSLPPPPLNHPAYFYMEYMDLLVENVPRMLIVRGYRRDVVTFFT, from the exons ATGCTTGCAGAATATCTTGGGGATCATTTATTATATCCGTTTTACCTG GATTGTAGGTATGGCAGGCATATGGCAGTCGCTTGTTTTAGTCTCGTTCTGTGGTGCTTGTACATTTTTAACTGGCTTATCATTAAGTGCCATTGCAACAAATGGGGCAATGAAGGTATGCTGGACATTTTGCTACTGGTG GGTGGTGGACCATATTATCTCATTGGCCGTGCGCTTGGTCCTGAAGTTGGAGTTAGTATTGGATTGTGTTTCTTTCTTGGAAATGCAGTTGCTGGGTCCAT GTATGTTCTGGGTGCTGTAGAAACCTTTTTGGATGCCATTCCTTCTGCAGGGTTGTTTCAAG AGAGTGTAACAGTGGTGAACAATACATTATTAAACGGTACAGCAACAGCTGGCACGGCGACTATATCGACACCCAGCTTGCATGACCTTCAAGTATATGGTGTTATTGTGACCATACTGCTCTGTTTTATTGTATTCGGTGGTGTCAAAATCATCAACAAGGTTGCACCTGCCTTCTTAATACCAGTACTCTTTTCACTGTTGTGCATATATCTTGGTGTCTTCATTGCACCAAGACACAATGCTCCAA AGGGGATCACTGGGTTGAGTCTAACCTCACTCAGAGACAACTGGGGTTCAGAATATCAACGTACAAACAATGCAGGAGTTCCTGATCCAAATGGTTCTATATATTGGGATTTCAA TGCTTTGGTAGGTCTCTTTTTCCCAGCAGTCACTGGAATTATGGCTGGCTCAAATCGATCTGCTTCACTGAAAGATACACAACGTTCAATACCAATTGGAACGTTATGTGCAACACTCACAACAACTGCTATGTACTTGTTTTCTGTGCTGCTGTTTGGAGCCTTGTCCACAAGAGAGGAGCTTCTAACTGATAG GCTTCTTACTGCTACAGTGGCATGGCCTGCTCCAGTAGTGATTTACATTGGtattatcctgtccactttaggTGCAGCACTGCAGAGTTTGACAGGGGCTCCAAGGTTACTAGCAGCAATAGCAAATGACGACATCCTTCCAGTCCTTAATTACTTTAAGGTTTCTGAAGGAGCCGAACCTCACGCAGCAACTTTATTCACAGCATTAATCTGTATTGGATGTGTGATTATTGGGAACTTGGATCTGATTACACCCACTATCACTATGTTCTTTCTGTTGTGCTATGCTGGTGTGAACTTGTCGTGCTTTCTGCTTGACTTACTTGATGCTCCTAGTTGGCGCCCTCGATGGAAACTTCACCACTGGAGTCTTTCACTTGTTGGTGCATTACTTTGCGTTG TCATCATGTTTTTGATCTCTTGGTCTTTCACTGTTATCTCCCTTGCCCTTGCAAGCCTCATCTATTACTATGTGAGCTTAAAAGGGAAGGCTGGAGATTGGGGAGATGGGTTCAAGAGTGCATATTTTCAGTTGGCATTGCGGAGTCTCAGGTCGCTAGGAG CAAACCAAGTTCATCCTAAGAATTGGTACCCCATTCCTCTGATATTATGCCGCCCTTGGGGTAAACTTCCAGAAAATGTCCCTTGTCATCCAAAACTTGCTGATTTTGCCAATTGTATGAAGAAGAAGGGCCGTGGTATGTCAATATTTGTCTCGACAATTGACGGTGATTATCATGAACTGGCTGAGGATGCTAAGACTGCCTGTCATCAGCTGGAGGCCTACATTGAGTACAAACGCTGTGAGGGTGTTGCAGAGATAATTGTAGCACCTTCGATGTCTGAGGGCTTCCGTAGCATTGTTCAGACGATGGGCCTTGGTAATTTGAAGCCTAATATTGTTGTGGTGCGGTACCCTGAGATTTGGCGCCGTGAGAATCTGACAGAGATACCATCAACCTTTGTCAGTATAATAAATGATTGCATCATTGCTAACAAGGCAGTTGTTATTGTGAAGGGTCTTGATGAGTGGCCTAATGAGTTCCAGAGACAGTATGGTACTATTGACCTCTATTGGATTGTGAGAGATGGAGGATTGATGCTTCTTCTGTCTCAGCTCCTGCTCACAAAAGCGACTTTCGAAAGCTGCAAGATCCAAGTCTTCTGCATAGCTGAAGAGGACACTGATGCTGAAGAGCTAAAGACTGATGTCAAAAAGTTCTTGTATGATCTTAGGATGCACGCCGAGGTCATTGTTGTGACTATGAAGTCATGGGAATCTCATGTGGAGAGCAGCAGCAGTGGTGCTCAGCCAGATGATTCTCAAGAGGCTTACACAAGTGCACAGCGCAGGATCAGCACATACCTTTCTGAGATGAAGGAAACGGCACAAAGAGAAGGACGGCCGCAAATGGTGGATGGGAAGCAAGTTGTGGTGAACGAGCAAAAGGTCGATAAATTCCTCTATACAATGTTGAAGTTGAACTCTACGATACTCAGGTACTCCAGAATGGCAGCTGTGGTGCTAGTGAGCCTCCCTCCGCCACCGCTGAATCACCCTGCATACTTCTACATGGAGTACATGGATCTGCTTGTAGAGAACGTCCCACGCATGTTGATAGTTAGGGGATACAGAAGAGATGTTGTCACGTTTTTTACCTGA
- the LOC109768783 gene encoding cation-chloride cotransporter 1 isoform X2 yields the protein MENGEIEAAQDGLPVPAPPNGRRYRPVGSDDSAVIQMTSMEPSPGSTSVTSHDAVTPQPPRNLKPGGANLTIDPSMQGGSGDHATSSGSQRDSKLELFGFDSLVNILGLKSMTGEEVPAPSSPREGEDVAITIGRPKEAGPKFGTMMGVFVPCLQNILGIIYYIRFTWIVGMAGIWQSLVLVSFCGACTFLTGLSLSAIATNGAMKGGGPYYLIGRALGPEVGVSIGLCFFLGNAVAGSMYVLGAVETFLDAIPSAGLFQESVTVVNNTLLNGTATAGTATISTPSLHDLQVYGVIVTILLCFIVFGGVKIINKVAPAFLIPVLFSLLCIYLGVFIAPRHNAPKGITGLSLTSLRDNWGSEYQRTNNAGVPDPNGSIYWDFNALVGLFFPAVTGIMAGSNRSASLKDTQRSIPIGTLCATLTTTAMYLFSVLLFGALSTREELLTDRLLTATVAWPAPVVIYIGIILSTLGAALQSLTGAPRLLAAIANDDILPVLNYFKVSEGAEPHAATLFTALICIGCVIIGNLDLITPTITMFFLLCYAGVNLSCFLLDLLDAPSWRPRWKLHHWSLSLVGALLCVVIMFLISWSFTVISLALASLIYYYVSLKGKAGDWGDGFKSAYFQLALRSLRSLGANQVHPKNWYPIPLILCRPWGKLPENVPCHPKLADFANCMKKKGRGMSIFVSTIDGDYHELAEDAKTACHQLEAYIEYKRCEGVAEIIVAPSMSEGFRSIVQTMGLGNLKPNIVVVRYPEIWRRENLTEIPSTFVSIINDCIIANKAVVIVKGLDEWPNEFQRQYGTIDLYWIVRDGGLMLLLSQLLLTKATFESCKIQVFCIAEEDTDAEELKTDVKKFLYDLRMHAEVIVVTMKSWESHVESSSSGAQPDDSQEAYTSAQRRISTYLSEMKETAQREGRPQMVDGKQVVVNEQKVDKFLYTMLKLNSTILRYSRMAAVVLVSLPPPPLNHPAYFYMEYMDLLVENVPRMLIVRGYRRDVVTFFT from the exons ATGGAGAATGGGGAGATCGAGGCCGCGCAGGATGGGCTGCCGGTGCCAGCGCCGCCCAACGGGCGACGGTACCGACCAGTGGGCTCGGACGACAGCGCCGTCATCCAGATGACCTCCATGGAGCCCAGCCCCGGCTCAACCTCTGTCACAAGCCATGACGCCGTAACACCCCAGCCGCCTAG GAACCTCAAGCCTGGTGGTGCTAATCTAACTATTGATCCAAGCATGCAAGGAGGTTCTGGCGATCATGCTACATCCAGTGGATCTCAAAGGGATTCAAAGCTAGAGCTTTTTGGGTTTGATTCACTTGTAAATATTTTGGGCCTCAAGAG CATGACAGGAGAAGAGGTCCCAGCTCCTTCGAGTCCTAGGGAGGGAGAGGATGTAGCAATTACCATTGGACGGCCGAAG GAAGCTGGACCTAAGTTTGGTACAATGATGGGTGTCTTTGTACCATGCTTGCAGAATATCTTGGGGATCATTTATTATATCCGTTTTACCTG GATTGTAGGTATGGCAGGCATATGGCAGTCGCTTGTTTTAGTCTCGTTCTGTGGTGCTTGTACATTTTTAACTGGCTTATCATTAAGTGCCATTGCAACAAATGGGGCAATGAAG GGTGGTGGACCATATTATCTCATTGGCCGTGCGCTTGGTCCTGAAGTTGGAGTTAGTATTGGATTGTGTTTCTTTCTTGGAAATGCAGTTGCTGGGTCCAT GTATGTTCTGGGTGCTGTAGAAACCTTTTTGGATGCCATTCCTTCTGCAGGGTTGTTTCAAG AGAGTGTAACAGTGGTGAACAATACATTATTAAACGGTACAGCAACAGCTGGCACGGCGACTATATCGACACCCAGCTTGCATGACCTTCAAGTATATGGTGTTATTGTGACCATACTGCTCTGTTTTATTGTATTCGGTGGTGTCAAAATCATCAACAAGGTTGCACCTGCCTTCTTAATACCAGTACTCTTTTCACTGTTGTGCATATATCTTGGTGTCTTCATTGCACCAAGACACAATGCTCCAA AGGGGATCACTGGGTTGAGTCTAACCTCACTCAGAGACAACTGGGGTTCAGAATATCAACGTACAAACAATGCAGGAGTTCCTGATCCAAATGGTTCTATATATTGGGATTTCAA TGCTTTGGTAGGTCTCTTTTTCCCAGCAGTCACTGGAATTATGGCTGGCTCAAATCGATCTGCTTCACTGAAAGATACACAACGTTCAATACCAATTGGAACGTTATGTGCAACACTCACAACAACTGCTATGTACTTGTTTTCTGTGCTGCTGTTTGGAGCCTTGTCCACAAGAGAGGAGCTTCTAACTGATAG GCTTCTTACTGCTACAGTGGCATGGCCTGCTCCAGTAGTGATTTACATTGGtattatcctgtccactttaggTGCAGCACTGCAGAGTTTGACAGGGGCTCCAAGGTTACTAGCAGCAATAGCAAATGACGACATCCTTCCAGTCCTTAATTACTTTAAGGTTTCTGAAGGAGCCGAACCTCACGCAGCAACTTTATTCACAGCATTAATCTGTATTGGATGTGTGATTATTGGGAACTTGGATCTGATTACACCCACTATCACTATGTTCTTTCTGTTGTGCTATGCTGGTGTGAACTTGTCGTGCTTTCTGCTTGACTTACTTGATGCTCCTAGTTGGCGCCCTCGATGGAAACTTCACCACTGGAGTCTTTCACTTGTTGGTGCATTACTTTGCGTTG TCATCATGTTTTTGATCTCTTGGTCTTTCACTGTTATCTCCCTTGCCCTTGCAAGCCTCATCTATTACTATGTGAGCTTAAAAGGGAAGGCTGGAGATTGGGGAGATGGGTTCAAGAGTGCATATTTTCAGTTGGCATTGCGGAGTCTCAGGTCGCTAGGAG CAAACCAAGTTCATCCTAAGAATTGGTACCCCATTCCTCTGATATTATGCCGCCCTTGGGGTAAACTTCCAGAAAATGTCCCTTGTCATCCAAAACTTGCTGATTTTGCCAATTGTATGAAGAAGAAGGGCCGTGGTATGTCAATATTTGTCTCGACAATTGACGGTGATTATCATGAACTGGCTGAGGATGCTAAGACTGCCTGTCATCAGCTGGAGGCCTACATTGAGTACAAACGCTGTGAGGGTGTTGCAGAGATAATTGTAGCACCTTCGATGTCTGAGGGCTTCCGTAGCATTGTTCAGACGATGGGCCTTGGTAATTTGAAGCCTAATATTGTTGTGGTGCGGTACCCTGAGATTTGGCGCCGTGAGAATCTGACAGAGATACCATCAACCTTTGTCAGTATAATAAATGATTGCATCATTGCTAACAAGGCAGTTGTTATTGTGAAGGGTCTTGATGAGTGGCCTAATGAGTTCCAGAGACAGTATGGTACTATTGACCTCTATTGGATTGTGAGAGATGGAGGATTGATGCTTCTTCTGTCTCAGCTCCTGCTCACAAAAGCGACTTTCGAAAGCTGCAAGATCCAAGTCTTCTGCATAGCTGAAGAGGACACTGATGCTGAAGAGCTAAAGACTGATGTCAAAAAGTTCTTGTATGATCTTAGGATGCACGCCGAGGTCATTGTTGTGACTATGAAGTCATGGGAATCTCATGTGGAGAGCAGCAGCAGTGGTGCTCAGCCAGATGATTCTCAAGAGGCTTACACAAGTGCACAGCGCAGGATCAGCACATACCTTTCTGAGATGAAGGAAACGGCACAAAGAGAAGGACGGCCGCAAATGGTGGATGGGAAGCAAGTTGTGGTGAACGAGCAAAAGGTCGATAAATTCCTCTATACAATGTTGAAGTTGAACTCTACGATACTCAGGTACTCCAGAATGGCAGCTGTGGTGCTAGTGAGCCTCCCTCCGCCACCGCTGAATCACCCTGCATACTTCTACATGGAGTACATGGATCTGCTTGTAGAGAACGTCCCACGCATGTTGATAGTTAGGGGATACAGAAGAGATGTTGTCACGTTTTTTACCTGA